The Planctomycetota bacterium sequence CGACCGCAAGAACTATTTCTATCCGGACCTGCCCAAGAACTACCAGATTTCACAATACGATATCCCGATTGCCCAGCATGGTTGGCTGGAGACAAAGGATAAGAAAATCGGTATTACCCGGGTGCATCTGGAAGAGGACTCCGGTAAGCTGGTGCATCCGGAAGATACAAATGCGGAATGCGGAACGCGGAATGCGAAATTAGATTACAGCTTAGTGGATTTGAATCGCGCCGGCGTGCCGCTGGCGGAAATCGTCTCTAATCCGGAAATTACCTCGCCGGATGAGGCATATCAATACCTGATTGCGCTAAAATCTATTCTGATTTATCTGGGCGTCTCGGACTGCGATATGGAAAAGGGCTCTCTGCGTTGCGATGCCAATATCTCCCTGCGTAAAAAAGGGGAGACCAAATTAGGCACCAAGACCGAAATCAAGAACCTTAATTCATTCAAGTCCGTGGTCAAGGCGTTGGAGTTTGAAGCCAACCGCCAGGCCTGGCTGTTAAAGGAAGGCCAGGCCGTGTCAGGCGAGACCCGGCTCTGGGATGAAGAGGCGGCCGAGACCCGGTCCATGCGCTCCAAGGAGGAAATCCAGGACTACCGCTATTTCCCTGAGCCGGACCTGATGCCCTTTACCATTTCTCCGGACTGGCTAAAATCAATAAAGGATTCCCTGCCTGAATTGCCGGTCCAGCGCAAAGAACGGTTCGTCAAGCAATACCAGCTGTCCGAATATGATGCCGGGGTGCTGTTGCAGGATAAGGCGCTGGCTGACTATTTCGAGTCCTGCGTGAAATTGTATAATAACCCCAAGGGTATCGGCAACTGGATATTAAGCGAGGTGCTCAGGTATCTCAATGACACCAAAAAGGAGATTCAGGAGTTAACCGTGATGCCTCAAGGGTTGGTGGAACTGGTGAAACTGTTTGATGATAAGAAGATAACCTCGACTGCGGCCAAGGAGGTCTGGTCCGAGATGCTCAAGGGTAATCTATCCGCATTGGATATTGTTAATCAAAAGGGCTTGGCGCAAATCAGCGATGACTCGGTTATTGAGGGTTATGTCAAAGATGTCATATCAAAGAACGAGAAGATTGTGGGTGACTACAAAGGCGGCAAGAAGAACGCCTTGGAATCGCTTCTGGGCCAGGTTATGAGGGCATCCAAAGGCAAGGCCCAGCCGGATAAGGTGCGAATGCTCCTCCAGAAGCATCTGAGTTCATAGGGTTTATCTGTGTCTATCTGTGTTAATCTGTGGTTGCAGTTACAACTGCATCTGTCTCAATTGTTTATCCGGCACGCGAAATCCGGACCAGTGCACGTATTCCTCTCTGGGCAGTTTTTGGTATTGCTCGAAGCTGATGGTTAGGATGAATCCGCCCTTGACCGGCACCTTACGATAATGCACCTCGGCAAAGAACCGGTCGTCTTTGGGAATGGCCTTTAAACTGCGCAGGGTTTTATAGTCGTGATAAGCCTGGCGGCTGCCCACCAGGCCGTCATA is a genomic window containing:
- the gatB gene encoding Asp-tRNA(Asn)/Glu-tRNA(Gln) amidotransferase subunit GatB; the protein is MDYEIVIGLEVHTQLKTDSKLFCGCATVFGAEPNSQTCPVCLGLPGVLPVMNKKAFEYAIKVGLALNCAIAPTTKFDRKNYFYPDLPKNYQISQYDIPIAQHGWLETKDKKIGITRVHLEEDSGKLVHPEDTNAECGTRNAKLDYSLVDLNRAGVPLAEIVSNPEITSPDEAYQYLIALKSILIYLGVSDCDMEKGSLRCDANISLRKKGETKLGTKTEIKNLNSFKSVVKALEFEANRQAWLLKEGQAVSGETRLWDEEAAETRSMRSKEEIQDYRYFPEPDLMPFTISPDWLKSIKDSLPELPVQRKERFVKQYQLSEYDAGVLLQDKALADYFESCVKLYNNPKGIGNWILSEVLRYLNDTKKEIQELTVMPQGLVELVKLFDDKKITSTAAKEVWSEMLKGNLSALDIVNQKGLAQISDDSVIEGYVKDVISKNEKIVGDYKGGKKNALESLLGQVMRASKGKAQPDKVRMLLQKHLSS